In the Burkholderia glumae LMG 2196 = ATCC 33617 genome, one interval contains:
- a CDS encoding methyl-accepting chemotaxis protein translates to MSHKTFRLRTQFVLLILGFSSCFIAYSLCSLFVLKELRVNGPLYQKIQLSNDLVSDILPPPEYVIESYLLCFQLLDADAVQQPRLIDRLASLRKDYDDRYRFWSEQPLNPDTRRALIDASHPPAVAFYRIVFDDFIPAVQREDKVAARDALGRISQQYDLQRKAIDSLVQLATRDTSAVEAEARRGTQSSFWLLAGVFGLALAVSILMTHFMARRLQSQLGGEPALATHVANHIAAGDLTVDIGSAPAVSRSLLAAMQAMQAMQANLTRMVADVRAVTQSVAAAAGEIVGGNSELSTRSGQQAASLEETAASVTQLTETVKQNADNARQANALATQATNMADVGDTAVQRMVGSIEKISGSSNKISEITGVIESIAFQTNILALNAAVEAARAGEQGRGFAVVASEVRSLAQRSAAAAKEIKALIEASVTTIEDGARQANDVGTTVGEVRQAIKRVSDLIGEIAAASDEQSRGIEQVNQAVNQIEDITRRNADLFEQATGSAQSLERQAVRLTTAVSAFKLMA, encoded by the coding sequence ATGAGTCATAAGACGTTTCGCTTGCGCACTCAGTTCGTGCTGCTGATCCTCGGGTTCTCGTCCTGTTTCATCGCGTACAGCCTGTGCTCGCTCTTCGTGTTGAAAGAGCTGCGCGTCAACGGCCCCTTGTATCAGAAGATCCAGCTGAGCAACGATCTGGTCTCCGATATCCTGCCGCCGCCCGAATACGTGATCGAGTCGTACCTGCTGTGCTTCCAGCTGCTCGACGCGGACGCCGTGCAACAGCCGCGCTTGATCGACCGTCTCGCCTCGCTGAGAAAGGACTATGACGATCGCTATCGATTCTGGAGCGAGCAGCCGCTCAATCCGGACACGCGGCGGGCGCTGATCGACGCATCTCACCCTCCCGCCGTCGCGTTCTACCGGATCGTCTTCGACGACTTCATTCCCGCGGTGCAGCGCGAGGACAAGGTCGCGGCGCGCGACGCACTGGGCCGCATTTCCCAGCAGTACGATCTGCAGCGCAAGGCAATCGACAGCCTGGTGCAACTGGCCACGCGCGACACCTCGGCGGTCGAGGCCGAGGCACGGCGGGGCACCCAGTCCAGCTTCTGGCTGCTGGCCGGCGTATTCGGGCTCGCGCTGGCGGTGAGCATACTGATGACGCATTTCATGGCGAGACGGCTGCAGTCCCAGCTGGGCGGCGAGCCCGCGCTCGCCACGCATGTGGCCAACCATATCGCCGCGGGCGACCTGACCGTCGACATCGGCTCGGCACCCGCCGTCTCGCGGAGCCTGCTGGCGGCCATGCAGGCCATGCAGGCCATGCAGGCGAACCTGACGAGGATGGTGGCCGACGTGCGCGCCGTCACCCAGAGCGTGGCGGCCGCGGCCGGCGAGATCGTCGGCGGCAACAGCGAGCTGTCGACGCGCTCCGGCCAGCAGGCCGCCTCGCTCGAGGAAACCGCGGCCAGCGTGACGCAGCTGACCGAGACGGTCAAACAGAACGCCGACAACGCGCGTCAAGCCAATGCGCTGGCCACCCAGGCCACGAACATGGCCGATGTCGGCGACACCGCCGTGCAGCGCATGGTCGGCTCGATCGAAAAGATCAGCGGCAGCTCGAACAAGATTTCCGAGATCACCGGCGTCATCGAGAGCATCGCGTTCCAGACCAATATCCTCGCGCTGAACGCCGCGGTGGAAGCGGCACGGGCCGGCGAACAGGGACGCGGGTTCGCGGTGGTGGCCAGCGAGGTACGCAGCCTCGCGCAGCGCTCGGCGGCGGCCGCCAAGGAGATCAAGGCGCTGATCGAAGCCTCGGTCACGACGATCGAGGACGGCGCCCGGCAGGCGAACGACGTCGGCACGACGGTGGGCGAGGTCAGGCAGGCGATCAAGCGCGTCTCCGATCTGATCGGCGAGATCGCGGCGGCCTCCGACGAGCAGAGCCGCGGCATCGAGCAGGTCAACCAGGCAGTCAACCAGATCGAGGACATCACGCGTCGCAACGCGGATCTGTTCGAGCAGGCCACCGGCTCGGCCCAGTCGCTCGAAAGGCAGGCGGTCCGGCTCACGACCGCCGTGTCGGCCTTCAAGCTGATGGCTTGA
- a CDS encoding tyramine oxidase subunit B, translating to MTRDTKIDFIYLSEQDMIHAGVTDMPACVDTMEEMFGLLYHGDYRMAGANNDSHGAAVFFPEQSPFPDMPKPTADRRFMAMPAYLGGRFRTAGMKWYGSNIENRDKGLPRSILTFVLNDADTAAPLAFMSANLLSAYRTGAIPGVGARHLARKDSRIVGIVGPGVMAKTTLMALIAACPMIDTVKIKGRGQASLDSFLSWLAVTFPQVTTVEVVDTVEAVVRGSDIVSYCNSGATGDPSQYPLVKREWVKPGTYLAMPALCNIDEGMERAEVRKVVDNAGLYEAWFEELPKPAHTHVPIIGVRFMDMIAEGKMAAEQLEDLGKIVAGQAPGRQNDDEIIIMSVGGMPVEDVAWGTVVYRNAIERGIGVKLNLWDVPVLR from the coding sequence ATGACACGAGACACGAAGATTGATTTCATTTACCTGTCCGAGCAGGACATGATCCACGCCGGCGTGACCGACATGCCCGCCTGCGTCGACACCATGGAGGAAATGTTCGGACTCCTGTATCACGGCGACTACCGGATGGCCGGCGCCAACAACGATTCCCACGGTGCCGCGGTGTTCTTCCCCGAGCAGTCGCCGTTTCCCGACATGCCCAAGCCGACCGCGGATCGCCGCTTCATGGCGATGCCGGCCTATCTCGGCGGCCGCTTTCGCACCGCGGGCATGAAATGGTACGGCTCGAACATCGAGAACCGCGACAAGGGGCTGCCGCGCTCGATCCTGACCTTCGTGCTCAATGACGCCGACACGGCCGCGCCGCTCGCCTTCATGTCGGCGAACCTGCTGTCGGCATATCGCACCGGCGCGATCCCCGGCGTGGGCGCGCGTCACCTGGCGCGCAAGGACTCGCGCATCGTCGGCATCGTCGGCCCCGGGGTGATGGCCAAGACCACGTTGATGGCCCTGATCGCGGCCTGCCCGATGATCGACACGGTGAAAATCAAGGGACGCGGCCAGGCCAGCCTCGACAGCTTTCTGAGCTGGCTCGCGGTGACGTTCCCGCAGGTCACGACCGTCGAGGTGGTCGATACCGTCGAGGCCGTGGTGCGTGGCTCGGATATCGTCAGCTACTGCAATTCCGGCGCGACCGGCGACCCCTCGCAGTATCCGCTCGTCAAGCGCGAGTGGGTGAAGCCCGGCACTTATCTGGCGATGCCGGCGCTCTGCAACATCGACGAGGGCATGGAGCGGGCCGAGGTGCGCAAGGTGGTCGACAACGCCGGGCTCTACGAAGCGTGGTTCGAGGAGCTGCCGAAACCCGCGCATACCCACGTGCCAATCATCGGCGTGCGCTTCATGGACATGATCGCGGAGGGCAAGATGGCCGCCGAGCAGCTGGAAGACCTGGGCAAGATCGTGGCGGGCCAGGCGCCGGGCCGCCAGAACGATGACGAGATCATCATCATGTCGGTGGGCGGGATGCCGGTGGAGGACGTGGCGTGGGGCACGGTGGTGTATCGCAACGCGATCGAGCGCGGCATCGGCGTGAAGCTGAACCTGTGGGACGTGCCCGTATTGCGCTGA
- a CDS encoding AraC family transcriptional regulator: MGDDARGGADTVSASNGYPTIRGAVMGPIVRALDAAGAPCDALLAEFGLSRRQLSDPYEILPLGRYIGAFERAAQVLGESFLGLRLGREIPVSELGPAGFLFVSSPTLGAAIGRFSEALASWQSAAIVDLAGNHGWPMWRYRIAHPGIWPRRQDAEYSVSSMCHMIRLVRGAQWKPVEVHFEHAAPDEIKPLMRVFQAPVRFQQPVSGVVMCAQDLDAPLKSVDVSLARLMERHATDLIERDAMPKNLVDQVRDLVTRRLAREKLVVTDIARDLGLSNRSLQRHLAMANTSVREIIREERQRSVATLHEREGMNNAAIARAVGYADATVLWRAKRNWTRRG; the protein is encoded by the coding sequence ATGGGCGACGACGCGCGAGGAGGCGCAGATACCGTGTCGGCAAGCAATGGATATCCGACGATTCGCGGCGCAGTGATGGGGCCTATCGTGCGTGCGCTGGACGCGGCGGGCGCCCCTTGCGACGCGCTGCTGGCCGAATTCGGGCTGAGCCGGCGGCAGCTTTCCGATCCTTACGAAATCCTGCCGCTCGGCCGTTACATCGGCGCCTTCGAGCGCGCCGCGCAGGTGCTGGGCGAGTCGTTCCTCGGGCTGCGGCTCGGGCGGGAGATCCCGGTTTCGGAACTCGGTCCCGCGGGTTTCCTGTTCGTGTCGTCTCCCACGCTAGGCGCCGCGATCGGCCGCTTCAGCGAGGCGTTGGCGTCCTGGCAGAGCGCGGCCATCGTCGATCTGGCCGGCAATCATGGCTGGCCGATGTGGCGATACCGGATCGCGCATCCGGGCATATGGCCGCGGCGTCAGGATGCGGAGTACAGCGTCAGCTCGATGTGCCACATGATTCGCTTGGTGAGGGGCGCCCAGTGGAAGCCGGTCGAAGTCCATTTCGAACATGCGGCGCCCGACGAGATCAAGCCGCTGATGCGGGTGTTCCAGGCACCGGTGCGATTCCAGCAGCCGGTGAGCGGCGTGGTGATGTGCGCGCAGGATCTCGACGCCCCGCTCAAGAGCGTCGACGTTTCGCTGGCGCGCCTGATGGAACGTCATGCCACGGATCTCATCGAGCGCGACGCGATGCCGAAGAATCTGGTGGATCAGGTGCGGGACCTGGTGACACGTCGCTTGGCGCGGGAGAAGCTCGTCGTGACCGATATCGCCCGCGATCTGGGCCTGTCCAACCGTTCGCTCCAGCGACATCTCGCGATGGCCAATACGTCGGTGCGCGAGATCATTCGCGAGGAGCGGCAGCGCAGCGTGGCAACGCTGCATGAGCGGGAGGGGATGAACAATGCCGCTATCGCGAGAGCCGTGGGCTACGCCGATGCCACGGTGCTGTGGCGCGCCAAGCGCAACTGGACGCGCCGGGGCTAA
- a CDS encoding Rid family hydrolase: protein MTKIVKIKTGSKFEEIGSYSRLVSVGDWIFVSNTAGRHPETQQIPQDVVEQTRQVLANIEAALAAAGSSLADVVASRVFIQDPHDTQAVMTQVGEKFRGIDPASTVTCPPLGSTVYKVEIEVTAYRGASLAPTDRLTIAL, encoded by the coding sequence ATGACCAAGATAGTCAAGATCAAGACCGGCTCGAAGTTCGAGGAAATCGGCAGTTACTCGCGGCTCGTCAGCGTGGGCGACTGGATTTTCGTATCGAATACGGCTGGGCGCCATCCGGAAACCCAGCAGATTCCGCAGGACGTGGTCGAGCAGACGCGGCAGGTGCTTGCCAATATCGAAGCGGCGCTGGCGGCGGCGGGTTCGAGCCTGGCGGACGTGGTGGCATCGCGCGTGTTCATCCAGGATCCGCACGACACGCAGGCGGTCATGACCCAGGTCGGCGAGAAGTTCCGCGGCATCGATCCCGCCAGCACGGTGACCTGTCCGCCGCTGGGTTCGACGGTCTACAAGGTGGAAATCGAAGTGACGGCGTATCGCGGCGCATCGCTCGCGCCGACCGATCGGCTGACGATCGCGCTCTGA
- a CDS encoding alkaline phosphatase family protein: protein MGDIEHIVVLMLENRSFDGMLGWLYEHDAPAVNIPPATADDTFRGLQGVDLSTFTNRADYGLSSPPSRGAAGFTVPSITPGEEFKNVNMQFFGTETPTAGAKATMTGVLQDFVNTMQHHHYGQSDIEANAGMVMQSYTPGQLPVMNQLARHYAVCDDWFASVPSQTNPNRAFLMTGSSHGLVNNGQLEIDPQAKELEKVLGMGIGDDRFPEDTIFNALASANTDWAVFWQSSYLPHKISALLNNLPRLALLTRLMNPVLSTALQVLLAALKPYTQYINSMASGELTSNYTWRLFPAIHKISGADRHFKSVDQFHALARSGNLPKFSYIEPSWTIAETSTDGGLKNLLTQMGNDYHPPGNMIVAENFVKDVYSSLIANQAAWNKTLLVITFDEFVGSFDHVAPPAAVPPWGAAKPDFTTNGFGFDRFGARVPTLLVSPLVQKGTVFRSPTSTPYDHTSILATTLKWLGQADQAASFGERTRHAPTFDNVVTLKQPRTDAADIGFLKVARKIGDPVQYGDPILLKNQHGNYVTLSQSATKVSSGLPDGDLMHFAIDLNLAAHFPTLGSGNKAVLTLRTPQADPPAQIDDGSSLFIVTLEAEVGGANFLGAWSDSHDCYYYNMYVQGSYMANETWIVKQADRHGQGLKYGDRVYFENAHFGGQRLSQDSRPFQGTWISTTSGHGDYWTIEPAVS from the coding sequence ATGGGCGATATCGAACACATCGTTGTGCTGATGCTGGAAAACCGCTCGTTCGACGGGATGCTGGGCTGGCTCTACGAGCACGACGCCCCGGCTGTCAACATCCCTCCGGCGACGGCAGACGACACGTTTCGCGGCCTGCAGGGCGTCGATCTGTCAACCTTCACCAATCGGGCAGATTATGGCCTGTCTTCACCGCCCTCGCGCGGCGCGGCCGGATTCACGGTGCCGAGCATCACGCCCGGCGAAGAGTTCAAGAACGTCAACATGCAGTTCTTTGGAACCGAGACGCCAACCGCCGGCGCCAAGGCAACCATGACGGGTGTCTTGCAGGATTTCGTCAATACGATGCAGCATCATCATTACGGCCAGAGCGACATTGAAGCGAATGCCGGCATGGTTATGCAAAGCTATACGCCGGGCCAGCTCCCGGTCATGAACCAGTTGGCACGGCACTACGCCGTCTGCGACGATTGGTTTGCCTCGGTGCCGTCGCAGACCAATCCCAACCGCGCATTCTTGATGACAGGCAGTTCGCACGGGCTCGTCAATAACGGTCAACTGGAAATCGATCCCCAAGCCAAAGAGCTGGAGAAAGTGCTGGGCATGGGCATCGGCGACGATCGTTTCCCGGAGGACACGATCTTCAACGCTCTCGCCTCCGCGAATACGGATTGGGCGGTGTTCTGGCAAAGCAGCTATCTGCCGCACAAGATTTCTGCTCTGCTCAATAACCTGCCGCGGCTGGCGTTGCTGACCAGACTGATGAACCCAGTCCTTTCCACCGCGCTCCAGGTTCTGCTGGCGGCACTCAAGCCGTATACGCAATACATCAATTCGATGGCTTCCGGCGAGCTGACGTCCAACTACACGTGGCGCCTGTTCCCGGCCATTCATAAAATTTCCGGCGCCGATCGCCACTTTAAGTCAGTGGATCAATTCCACGCGCTGGCGCGCTCCGGCAATTTGCCGAAATTCAGTTACATCGAGCCATCGTGGACGATAGCCGAAACCTCCACGGACGGCGGGCTGAAGAACCTGCTGACGCAAATGGGCAACGACTATCACCCGCCGGGCAACATGATTGTCGCCGAGAATTTCGTGAAAGACGTGTACAGCAGCCTCATCGCGAATCAGGCGGCTTGGAACAAGACACTGCTGGTGATCACTTTCGACGAGTTTGTTGGCTCTTTCGACCATGTAGCTCCCCCGGCGGCCGTGCCGCCCTGGGGCGCGGCCAAACCCGACTTCACGACCAACGGCTTCGGTTTCGACCGCTTCGGCGCACGCGTCCCGACTCTGCTCGTGTCCCCGCTGGTGCAGAAGGGCACCGTATTCCGCTCCCCCACATCAACGCCGTACGATCATACGTCCATCCTGGCAACCACCCTGAAATGGCTCGGGCAGGCAGACCAGGCCGCGTCTTTCGGCGAGCGGACCCGCCACGCTCCTACCTTCGACAACGTCGTCACGTTGAAGCAGCCCCGCACCGATGCTGCCGATATCGGCTTTCTCAAGGTAGCGCGCAAGATCGGCGATCCGGTCCAGTACGGCGACCCTATCCTACTGAAGAACCAGCACGGAAACTATGTGACGCTTTCCCAAAGCGCTACCAAGGTTTCCTCCGGCCTACCCGACGGCGATCTGATGCATTTCGCGATCGATCTCAATCTCGCCGCGCACTTTCCGACGCTGGGCAGCGGCAACAAGGCCGTGCTGACATTGCGCACCCCCCAAGCCGATCCTCCCGCCCAGATCGACGACGGGTCGAGCTTGTTCATCGTCACGCTGGAAGCCGAGGTCGGTGGTGCGAATTTCCTCGGCGCCTGGTCGGATTCGCACGACTGCTACTACTACAACATGTATGTTCAGGGATCTTACATGGCTAACGAAACATGGATCGTCAAGCAAGCTGACAGACATGGCCAGGGGCTGAAATACGGCGACAGGGTGTATTTCGAAAACGCCCATTTCGGGGGCCAGCGGCTATCGCAGGACTCGCGGCCGTTCCAGGGTACCTGGATTTCTACCACGTCGGGCCACGGCGACTACTGGACGATCGAACCTGCGGTGAGCTGA
- a CDS encoding methyl-accepting chemotaxis protein has protein sequence MNHLHQTVRFKIVAAMTACVLVIAFIGVYGSLTIARLEHIVRSEYSNTVKPIRALSQVRASILEVQRYIRSMQASHDAERNAHSRELIAQSLDKIDKAWPVYYPSGVSSDAERAIADRINTALPQFRDSSAQIVAALAAGNNDMVNQLADAQRAVADPTLDAIATDIDMNDKQAAQYAADGAASAQKARYTAVALMVLGVALAVGASLYLLRIIMRPLNAAIGVANTIADGQLEVAIDTSHRGEFGQLMQALQIMDTQLAQTVHRIQGSTGSVSLAAKEIATGNLDLSSRTEQQAASLEETATSMTQLTETVKQNADNARQANGLATQASSLAEDNNQAMREMVDTIMRISGSSGKISEITGTIEGIAFQTNILALNAAVEAARAGEQGRGFAVVASEVRTLAQRSAAAAKEIKELIASSVVLIEGGAGQANDVSNKMSHVREAIRRVSDIVAEISAASDEQSRGIEQINQAVSQMDTVTQQNAALVEQSAAAAQSLDEQSSLLAQAVAVFRLTGHTGTRHASAARHPVAAAPFAAGPAGL, from the coding sequence ATGAACCACCTGCATCAGACAGTCCGTTTCAAAATCGTGGCGGCGATGACCGCCTGCGTGCTCGTCATCGCGTTCATTGGCGTGTACGGCTCGCTGACCATCGCGCGGCTCGAGCATATCGTCCGCAGCGAATACAGCAACACCGTCAAGCCGATCCGCGCGCTCAGCCAGGTGCGCGCGTCCATCCTCGAGGTGCAACGTTACATCCGCAGCATGCAGGCGAGCCACGACGCCGAGCGCAACGCGCACTCGCGCGAGCTCATCGCGCAGTCGCTCGACAAGATCGACAAGGCCTGGCCGGTGTACTACCCGTCCGGCGTCTCCTCGGACGCGGAGCGCGCGATCGCCGATCGGATCAACACGGCGCTGCCGCAGTTTCGCGACTCGAGCGCACAAATCGTGGCGGCGCTCGCGGCCGGTAACAACGACATGGTGAACCAACTCGCCGACGCGCAGCGCGCCGTGGCGGACCCGACGCTCGACGCGATCGCCACCGACATCGACATGAACGACAAGCAGGCCGCGCAGTACGCGGCAGACGGAGCGGCCAGCGCGCAGAAGGCGCGCTACACCGCCGTCGCGCTGATGGTCCTCGGCGTGGCGCTGGCTGTCGGCGCGTCGCTCTATCTGCTGCGCATCATCATGCGGCCGCTGAACGCGGCGATCGGCGTGGCCAATACGATCGCCGACGGGCAGCTCGAAGTGGCAATCGACACCTCGCATCGCGGCGAATTCGGCCAGCTGATGCAAGCGCTGCAGATCATGGACACGCAGCTCGCGCAGACGGTGCATCGCATCCAGGGCAGCACCGGCTCGGTATCGCTCGCGGCCAAGGAGATCGCGACCGGCAATCTCGATCTGTCGTCGCGCACCGAGCAGCAGGCCGCCTCGCTCGAGGAAACCGCCACGAGCATGACGCAGCTGACCGAGACGGTGAAGCAGAACGCCGACAATGCGCGGCAGGCCAACGGCCTCGCCACCCAGGCATCGAGCCTCGCCGAGGACAACAACCAGGCGATGCGCGAGATGGTCGACACCATCATGCGGATCAGCGGCAGCTCGGGGAAGATTTCCGAGATCACCGGCACCATCGAGGGCATCGCGTTCCAGACCAACATCCTGGCGCTGAACGCGGCCGTGGAAGCCGCGCGCGCGGGCGAACAGGGCCGCGGCTTCGCGGTGGTGGCGAGCGAGGTGCGCACGCTGGCGCAGCGCTCGGCGGCGGCGGCCAAGGAGATCAAGGAACTGATTGCCTCGTCGGTCGTGCTGATCGAGGGCGGCGCGGGGCAGGCCAACGACGTCAGCAACAAGATGAGCCACGTGCGCGAAGCGATCCGCCGCGTGTCGGACATCGTCGCGGAAATCTCGGCCGCCTCCGACGAACAGTCGCGCGGCATCGAGCAGATCAACCAAGCCGTCTCGCAGATGGATACCGTCACGCAGCAGAACGCGGCGCTGGTGGAGCAGTCCGCGGCGGCGGCGCAATCGCTGGACGAGCAGTCGTCGCTGCTGGCGCAGGCGGTGGCCGTGTTCCGCCTGACGGGCCACACCGGCACGCGCCACGCGTCGGCCGCGCGGCACCCCGTGGCGGCCGCGCCGTTCGCGGCAGGACCGGCTGGCCTTTGA
- a CDS encoding helix-turn-helix domain-containing protein has protein sequence MSTANRHKTAPPSTFIESSDRETTAQPDNPLSPPMVQCETSALPVSDRFAIWREALSNIFDVSLHQTAPGDTFFGSLTAYHLGPVLLGECRTSAQRYLRSPVMIRRDDIDHYLIQLYISGEIHGLYGSKPTHLTPMTLSVLDMSRPVDSLGTPLHNINLLIPRDLLAPLIAQPNHMHGRIWTSDAATTALAASHLVTLFRLVPTLDSSQLSAVVDVTVNLIAICLGSGEQAREALLPQRDAISLRMVRRYIRRHIRDMTLSPASLSTALGISRSRLYRLFKGEGGVHEYIRSSRMRLALKEISDSKYHHRRIGDIAYEIGFTNEAHFSRSFREKFGMSPKEAREGARRGDKGLLSALDGASRPGNGNLPAWVSSLDTP, from the coding sequence ATGTCGACTGCAAATCGCCATAAAACAGCACCTCCCTCGACGTTCATTGAATCATCCGACCGGGAAACCACGGCCCAGCCGGACAACCCGCTATCGCCGCCCATGGTCCAATGCGAGACATCGGCGCTTCCCGTATCCGATCGTTTTGCGATTTGGCGGGAAGCCCTTTCAAATATCTTCGACGTATCCTTGCATCAAACGGCGCCAGGCGACACGTTTTTCGGCTCACTCACCGCGTATCACCTTGGCCCCGTTCTGCTCGGCGAATGCCGAACCTCTGCTCAGCGATACTTGCGATCACCAGTCATGATCAGGCGGGACGACATCGATCATTATTTGATTCAACTCTATATAAGTGGAGAGATTCACGGTCTTTACGGATCAAAACCCACGCATTTGACGCCTATGACATTAAGCGTACTGGATATGTCCCGCCCGGTCGACAGCCTCGGTACTCCCTTGCACAACATCAATCTCCTCATCCCTCGCGATCTACTGGCGCCGCTGATCGCGCAGCCGAACCACATGCACGGCCGAATATGGACGTCCGATGCTGCAACAACCGCGCTGGCCGCAAGCCATCTCGTGACGCTCTTCCGTCTGGTGCCGACGCTGGATTCCAGCCAGTTGAGCGCAGTCGTCGACGTCACCGTCAATCTGATCGCTATTTGCCTGGGCAGCGGCGAGCAAGCTCGCGAAGCCTTGCTCCCTCAACGCGACGCGATTTCACTGCGCATGGTGCGCCGCTATATCAGACGGCATATTCGTGACATGACACTCTCGCCAGCGTCGCTATCCACCGCACTGGGCATTTCGCGCTCCCGGCTGTATCGGTTATTCAAGGGTGAAGGCGGTGTGCACGAATATATTCGAAGCTCCCGGATGCGCTTGGCACTCAAGGAAATTTCGGATTCGAAGTATCACCACCGCCGAATCGGCGATATCGCCTACGAAATCGGCTTTACCAATGAAGCCCACTTCAGCCGCAGCTTTCGCGAGAAGTTCGGCATGAGCCCGAAAGAGGCGCGCGAAGGGGCGCGGCGAGGCGACAAGGGGCTGTTGAGCGCGCTGGACGGAGCTAGCCGGCCAGGCAACGGCAATCTTCCAGCATGGGTCAGCAGCCTTGATACCCCATAA
- a CDS encoding NAD(P)/FAD-dependent oxidoreductase, translating to MAPSIAPVATSTDLPACATVVVIGGGIVGLTAALTLAERGICVVVLEKGRLAGEQSSRNLGWVRKMGRAAPDMPMSLASDRLWKEMTARVGADVGYRQAGIMYLAGTAAEMAMHESWMKAVAPLELDSRLLTQGEIDVLVPGGRGGWAGGIFTPSDGRAEPTLASSAIANAMQRRGGVIVEHCAVRSLTLAAGRVSGVVTERGEIRCEQVLLAGGLWSRRFLGNLGVALPTLPLICHAIRTAPMQGPTEIAVGGPDFSFRKRRDGGFTITHRAALGAPLLLDHLLIGRRYLPVLKRQRHMLRLSLGRHFLNDLAMPRRWSSADVSPFERVRTMDPAVDDTINAQAMRNLAAAWPVFENARVEEVWAGMMDITPDSLPAIGPVAAVPGLTLAAGFSGHGFGTAPAAGQLAADLVMNRTPLIDPSPYRLERFA from the coding sequence ATGGCACCCAGCATTGCTCCCGTCGCGACGTCGACGGATCTTCCCGCCTGCGCGACCGTGGTCGTCATCGGCGGCGGCATCGTCGGCCTCACGGCCGCGCTCACGCTGGCCGAGCGCGGCATCTGCGTGGTCGTGCTCGAGAAGGGGCGCTTGGCCGGCGAGCAGTCCTCGCGCAATCTCGGCTGGGTACGCAAGATGGGACGAGCGGCCCCCGACATGCCGATGTCGCTGGCGTCCGACCGGCTGTGGAAGGAGATGACGGCGAGGGTGGGCGCCGATGTGGGCTATCGCCAGGCCGGCATCATGTACCTCGCCGGCACGGCGGCCGAAATGGCCATGCACGAGAGCTGGATGAAGGCGGTGGCGCCGCTCGAGCTCGATTCCCGGCTGCTCACCCAGGGCGAGATCGACGTGCTGGTGCCGGGCGGCAGAGGCGGCTGGGCGGGCGGCATCTTCACGCCCTCGGACGGACGCGCCGAGCCCACGCTCGCATCGAGCGCGATCGCCAATGCCATGCAGCGCAGGGGCGGCGTGATCGTCGAGCATTGCGCCGTGCGTTCGCTGACCTTGGCGGCGGGCCGCGTGAGCGGCGTCGTCACCGAGCGCGGCGAGATTCGCTGCGAGCAGGTGCTGCTGGCCGGCGGCCTGTGGTCCCGCCGCTTTCTCGGCAATCTCGGCGTGGCGTTGCCGACGCTGCCGCTGATCTGCCATGCGATCCGCACCGCGCCGATGCAAGGCCCCACCGAGATTGCCGTGGGCGGGCCGGATTTCTCGTTCCGCAAGCGTCGGGACGGGGGCTTCACCATCACCCACCGCGCCGCGCTCGGCGCCCCCCTGCTGCTCGACCATTTGCTGATCGGCCGCCGCTACCTGCCGGTGCTCAAGCGTCAGCGGCACATGCTGCGCCTGTCGCTCGGCCGTCACTTCCTGAACGATCTCGCCATGCCGCGCCGGTGGAGCAGCGCCGACGTGTCACCGTTCGAACGGGTGCGGACCATGGATCCGGCCGTCGACGACACCATCAACGCGCAAGCGATGCGCAATCTCGCGGCCGCATGGCCGGTGTTCGAGAACGCCAGGGTCGAGGAGGTCTGGGCGGGAATGATGGACATCACGCCCGACTCCCTGCCGGCGATCGGGCCGGTGGCCGCCGTTCCGGGCCTGACGCTCGCCGCCGGCTTCTCGGGGCACGGCTTCGGCACGGCGCCGGCTGCGGGGCAACTGGCTGCGGATCTGGTGATGAACCGCACGCCGCTCATCGATCCGTCGCCATACCGGCTGGAGCGGTTCGCGTAG